Proteins from a genomic interval of bacterium:
- a CDS encoding peptidoglycan DD-metalloendopeptidase family protein codes for MHFGRTKHIILILALLWSGFFSPALSQETDSQEGQLKAIRQKLAEARERAQELKGQEKNILGQMERMAEQINLTRQVLNALREKEARLNSEVRKLDGQMLKAESQMGRRQALMETRVRQMYKQGRLYEWEVLVTRASFADIVKRYKYLRLFSLQDRRLYDTIKEERTQISRDKADRQERLITLAQVKGETELEMANLKEDEQQQKKLLDKVRQEKASKEALVKELAAAAKKLQNLIDDLERQRKAELQKRRKTVPAPGTTVLERKQGGLLWPAEGRLYSSFGLKKHSKYNTYIQNNGIDIYSSYGSTVVAVAAGKVVYAERFLGYGNVILVDHDGGYYTLYGNLTDMLVFTGSSVAEGQVIAKVGGSVDGPIMHFEVRKGGKPVDPVQWLKRKKGS; via the coding sequence ATGCACTTTGGACGAACCAAACATATCATTCTCATCCTGGCCTTGCTCTGGTCCGGCTTCTTTTCCCCGGCCTTAAGCCAGGAGACGGACTCCCAGGAAGGCCAGCTCAAGGCCATCCGCCAGAAGCTGGCCGAGGCCCGGGAGCGGGCCCAGGAACTGAAGGGCCAGGAGAAGAACATTCTGGGCCAGATGGAACGGATGGCCGAGCAGATCAACCTGACCCGCCAGGTGCTGAACGCCCTGAGGGAAAAGGAGGCCCGGCTCAATTCCGAGGTCAGGAAACTGGACGGCCAGATGCTGAAGGCCGAATCCCAGATGGGCCGGCGCCAGGCCCTGATGGAGACCCGGGTCCGGCAGATGTACAAGCAGGGCAGGCTCTACGAATGGGAGGTGCTGGTGACCCGGGCCAGCTTCGCCGACATCGTCAAACGCTACAAATACCTCCGGCTGTTCTCGCTCCAGGACCGGAGGCTCTATGACACCATCAAGGAGGAGCGGACCCAGATATCCCGGGACAAGGCCGACCGCCAGGAACGGCTGATCACCCTGGCCCAGGTGAAGGGCGAGACCGAGCTGGAGATGGCCAACCTTAAGGAGGACGAGCAGCAGCAGAAAAAACTGCTGGACAAGGTCCGCCAGGAGAAGGCCTCCAAGGAAGCTTTGGTAAAAGAGCTGGCGGCGGCCGCCAAAAAACTGCAGAACCTGATCGACGATCTGGAACGGCAGCGCAAGGCCGAGCTCCAGAAACGCCGGAAGACGGTTCCGGCCCCCGGCACCACCGTGCTGGAACGCAAGCAGGGCGGCCTGTTGTGGCCGGCCGAGGGCAGGCTTTATTCCAGCTTCGGGCTTAAGAAGCACTCCAAGTACAACACCTACATCCAGAACAACGGCATCGACATCTATTCCTCCTACGGCTCGACGGTGGTGGCGGTGGCCGCGGGCAAGGTGGTCTACGCCGAGCGGTTCCTGGGTTACGGCAACGTCATCCTGGTGGACCACGACGGCGGATATTACACCTTATACGGCAACCTGACCGACATGCTGGTCTTCACCGGCTCGTCAGTGGCCGAGGGCCAGGTGATAGCCAAGGTGGGCGGCAGCGTGGACGGGCCGATCATGCACTTTGAGGTCCGCAAGGGCGGCAAGCCGGTGGACCCGGTCCAATGGCTTAAAAGAAAAAAGGGGAGCTAA
- a CDS encoding tetratricopeptide repeat protein has product MNKCRKCGFENPDNMKFCGDCGTRLEQESSQLQAERRTVVILFGDIAGYTAMSEKMDPEQVRDILNKCFARVAEIVKKYEGTIDKYVGDEVMALFGVPVAHENDAERALRSALEIKEAFKDLSRQTGLELAMRQGLNIGEVVTGSVGGDKQSAHTVIGDAVNVASRLESLAQPGEIAVSEELAWMGKHVFDFSDLGEHQMKGKAETVHAYRLEKVLAERGKVRGIGGLWSPMVGRDRELKALMDAYETAIREKKPRAVFVIADPGGGKSRLLQEFTSALKERAVRQKADFGLAFGRCLPFGGASLGPVIDMLRGVFGIKENEEPQAMRDKISAVSARHFGDRQVGLFGPARVFNVMLGLDPQESLGQNLSAEQLQKQIKLVLVEFCGLMAAQAPLVVVVEDLHWADELSLEVLEYIINYHRDLPILFLGLTRPPTQEGARAAAMAQRLVAHGTGINLHLAELKPEDVRQIIHSMLEIEELPAAVKEKIVEYAGGNPLFVEEIIRYLIDQGLLLPAEGYWKASGGIGEAVIPNTLQALLLSRIDQLPSAQKSIIQHAAVVGKIFWEQLVSELMDKEISGGLADLTLRDMIRRSLQSSLSDDIEYIFKHILVQEAAYNTILKKFRINLHAKVVRLIEEKYPVLIDQYADLLAYHAERSEDREKNIQYSILAGDKNRKLHANQQARDFYRRALKLMEGDPALKAECFETGIKLADICSSLGDNDEAIGLLNSYLACTEAPEQEAMLFRKIGENYQRKSKYDQSLQHLERAVAKLSADPNSLEMFNIFREMAWVYYLKGQLDRANHFVAGAVRILDSLKGLEPARAERARSAACNLLAIFEAREGKYEHAIGHHLQQIEILKKQESTASLGAPYNNLGTVYWSQGDIPRALEYLEKSMEMAEKTGELLSVAISCNNLGGIYLDLNYPEKAQKYFERYLDINARIANRLGDAYGHSGMGRLYKAQGRLQKAVEEFQVSLEVAREVQSRTLEASALYNLSDAYCLLKDLDRSLELFNQAQEAMKQTGAKGSDGNPLLESRLLLAQAGKAEGGSKTELLQKARQVLLGQLQGGGFSDDEEKPFEAYHLLAVTEMLLGERSEAARHSQKASELICKFCGQLDDEMQSNYKAKAEICEILDLGKKLGA; this is encoded by the coding sequence GTGAACAAGTGCCGGAAATGCGGGTTTGAGAACCCGGACAACATGAAATTCTGCGGGGACTGCGGGACCCGGCTGGAACAGGAGTCCTCCCAGCTGCAGGCCGAGCGCCGGACGGTGGTGATTCTGTTCGGGGACATCGCCGGATATACCGCCATGTCGGAAAAGATGGACCCGGAACAGGTCCGGGACATCCTGAACAAATGCTTTGCCCGGGTGGCCGAGATCGTCAAAAAATACGAGGGGACCATCGACAAATACGTGGGCGACGAGGTGATGGCCCTGTTCGGCGTCCCGGTGGCCCACGAGAACGACGCCGAGCGGGCCCTGCGCTCGGCCCTGGAGATCAAGGAGGCCTTTAAGGACCTGAGCCGGCAGACGGGGCTGGAGCTGGCCATGCGCCAGGGCCTGAACATAGGGGAGGTGGTCACCGGCTCGGTGGGCGGCGACAAGCAGTCCGCCCACACCGTGATCGGGGACGCGGTCAACGTGGCCTCCCGGCTGGAGAGCCTGGCCCAGCCCGGCGAGATCGCCGTCTCCGAGGAGCTGGCCTGGATGGGCAAGCACGTCTTTGACTTCAGCGACCTGGGCGAGCACCAGATGAAGGGCAAGGCCGAGACCGTCCACGCCTACCGGCTGGAAAAAGTGCTGGCCGAACGGGGCAAGGTCCGGGGCATCGGCGGCCTGTGGTCGCCGATGGTGGGCCGGGACCGGGAGCTGAAGGCCCTGATGGACGCCTACGAAACCGCCATCCGGGAGAAGAAGCCCCGGGCGGTCTTCGTGATCGCCGATCCGGGCGGGGGAAAATCGCGGCTGCTGCAGGAGTTCACCTCTGCGCTCAAGGAGCGGGCCGTCCGGCAGAAGGCGGATTTCGGGCTGGCCTTCGGGCGTTGCCTGCCTTTTGGCGGGGCCAGCCTGGGCCCGGTGATAGACATGCTGCGGGGGGTGTTCGGGATCAAGGAGAACGAGGAGCCCCAGGCCATGAGGGACAAGATCAGCGCCGTGTCCGCCCGCCATTTCGGGGACCGGCAGGTGGGGCTGTTCGGTCCGGCCCGGGTCTTTAACGTGATGCTGGGCCTGGATCCCCAGGAATCCCTGGGCCAGAATCTCAGCGCCGAACAGCTGCAGAAGCAGATCAAGCTGGTGCTGGTGGAATTCTGCGGGCTGATGGCCGCCCAGGCCCCGCTGGTGGTGGTGGTGGAGGACCTGCACTGGGCCGACGAGCTTTCGCTGGAAGTTTTGGAATACATCATCAATTACCACCGCGACCTGCCCATTTTGTTCCTGGGGCTGACCCGGCCTCCCACCCAGGAAGGGGCCCGGGCCGCGGCCATGGCCCAGCGTCTGGTGGCCCACGGGACGGGGATCAACCTGCACCTGGCCGAACTGAAGCCGGAGGACGTCCGCCAGATAATCCACTCCATGCTGGAGATCGAGGAGCTGCCGGCGGCGGTCAAGGAAAAGATAGTGGAATACGCCGGGGGCAACCCGCTGTTCGTGGAGGAGATCATCCGTTACCTGATAGACCAGGGCCTGCTGCTGCCGGCCGAAGGCTACTGGAAGGCTTCCGGCGGGATCGGCGAGGCGGTGATCCCCAACACCCTGCAGGCCCTGCTGCTTTCCCGGATAGACCAGCTGCCCTCGGCCCAGAAATCCATCATCCAGCACGCGGCGGTGGTGGGCAAGATCTTCTGGGAGCAGCTGGTGTCCGAGTTGATGGACAAGGAGATCTCGGGCGGCCTGGCCGACCTGACCCTGAGGGACATGATCCGCCGCAGCCTGCAGTCCAGCCTGAGCGACGACATCGAATACATCTTCAAGCACATCCTGGTGCAGGAGGCGGCCTACAACACCATCCTCAAGAAATTCCGGATCAACCTCCACGCCAAGGTGGTCAGGCTGATCGAGGAAAAGTATCCGGTGCTGATCGACCAGTACGCCGACCTGCTGGCCTACCACGCCGAGCGGTCGGAGGACCGGGAAAAGAACATCCAGTACTCCATACTGGCCGGAGACAAGAACCGCAAGCTTCACGCCAACCAGCAGGCCCGTGATTTCTACCGCCGGGCGCTCAAGCTGATGGAGGGCGACCCGGCCCTGAAGGCCGAGTGCTTTGAGACCGGCATCAAGCTGGCCGACATCTGCTCCTCGCTAGGGGACAACGACGAGGCCATAGGCCTGCTCAACAGCTACCTGGCCTGCACCGAAGCCCCGGAGCAGGAAGCCATGCTGTTCCGCAAGATCGGCGAGAACTACCAGCGCAAGAGCAAATACGACCAGTCGCTGCAGCATCTGGAGCGGGCGGTGGCCAAGCTCAGCGCCGATCCCAATTCGCTGGAGATGTTCAACATCTTCCGGGAGATGGCCTGGGTCTATTATCTTAAAGGACAGCTGGACCGGGCCAATCATTTTGTGGCCGGGGCGGTCAGGATCCTGGACAGCCTCAAGGGGCTGGAACCGGCCAGGGCGGAACGGGCCCGTTCGGCGGCCTGCAACCTGCTGGCCATCTTTGAAGCCCGGGAGGGCAAGTACGAACATGCCATCGGCCACCACCTGCAGCAGATCGAGATCCTGAAAAAACAGGAGAGCACCGCCAGCCTGGGGGCGCCTTATAATAATCTGGGAACGGTCTACTGGTCCCAGGGCGACATCCCCAGGGCCCTGGAATACCTGGAGAAATCCATGGAGATGGCCGAGAAGACCGGGGAGCTCCTGTCCGTCGCCATCTCCTGCAACAACCTGGGCGGGATCTACCTGGACCTCAATTACCCGGAGAAGGCCCAAAAATACTTTGAGCGGTATCTGGACATCAACGCCCGGATCGCCAACCGCTTGGGCGACGCTTACGGCCACTCCGGGATGGGACGGCTGTACAAGGCCCAGGGCCGGCTGCAAAAAGCGGTGGAGGAATTCCAGGTCTCGCTGGAAGTGGCCCGGGAGGTGCAGAGCCGGACCCTGGAAGCCAGCGCCCTGTATAACTTAAGCGATGCCTACTGCCTGCTGAAGGATCTGGACCGTTCCCTGGAGCTTTTCAACCAGGCCCAGGAAGCGATGAAGCAGACCGGGGCCAAGGGATCGGACGGCAACCCGCTGCTGGAAAGCCGGCTGCTGCTGGCCCAGGCCGGGAAGGCCGAAGGCGGAAGCAAAACTGAGCTGCTGCAAAAAGCCAGGCAGGTCCTGCTGGGGCAGCTGCAGGGCGGCGGCTTCTCCGACGACGAGGAAAAGCCGTTCGAGGCCTACCACCTGCTGGCGGTGACCGAGATGCTCCTGGGCGAAAGAAGTGAAGCCGCCCGGCACTCCCAAAAAGCGTCCGAGCTGATCTGCAAGTTCTGCGGCCAGCTGGATGATGAGATGCAGTCCAATTACAAGGCCAAAGCGGAGATCTGCGAGATATTGGATCTCGGTAAGAAGCTGGGGGCATGA
- a CDS encoding sigma-70 family RNA polymerase sigma factor: protein MIKDSRDEELVLEAQNGDVLAFAELVRRHQRAVKKDLSYSFGLAGEADDIAQEAFLRAYQKLYLLKPPHNFRAWVQKIAANMARNQMIRGPRFVTLEHSEALETAVSEGDDGESDLTARIGPVLQALAGLSAPLRETTRLFYLNRFSQTQIAQRLDVPIGTVKRRLWDSRLQMRKEIKMNGKGRTAEALAAAPKITIRDLPGEILEIKTKGPGLYFGSILEEGRSETCAFFDYPGGIPTSTVQTKVVRKVEMLGRQCYEVLVEHSNCEPPESNELNYFEEGENEFRWLMSVGADGAYPGVRFLKEDEEAFPKIFKTGENEGYSARAVDLTVGEVKYGKCLAVFWSWQDGTPAENIYTAEGREVLHRRYVGPQAKPSRNYDHSKLNGDSSKVFRGQEYRLWYDTVLMN, encoded by the coding sequence TTGATAAAAGACAGCAGGGACGAAGAGTTGGTCTTAGAGGCCCAGAACGGAGACGTTTTAGCCTTTGCCGAACTGGTCAGACGCCATCAAAGGGCGGTCAAGAAGGACCTGTCTTATTCCTTCGGCCTGGCCGGTGAAGCGGACGATATAGCCCAGGAGGCGTTTTTAAGAGCCTATCAAAAGCTGTATCTGCTGAAGCCGCCTCACAATTTCCGGGCCTGGGTGCAAAAGATAGCCGCCAACATGGCCCGCAACCAGATGATCAGGGGTCCCCGTTTTGTCACCCTCGAACATTCCGAAGCCCTTGAGACGGCCGTTTCGGAAGGGGATGATGGGGAAAGCGATCTGACGGCCAGGATCGGTCCGGTGCTGCAGGCTCTGGCCGGTCTTTCCGCACCGCTGCGGGAGACCACCAGGCTATTTTACCTGAACCGGTTTTCTCAAACACAAATAGCCCAACGGCTGGATGTCCCGATTGGTACAGTCAAGCGCAGGCTTTGGGACAGCCGGTTGCAAATGAGAAAGGAGATCAAAATGAACGGAAAAGGCAGAACTGCGGAAGCATTGGCCGCCGCTCCCAAAATAACGATCCGGGACCTGCCGGGGGAAATTCTGGAAATTAAGACCAAGGGGCCGGGCCTGTACTTCGGATCAATCCTGGAAGAAGGCCGATCGGAGACCTGTGCTTTTTTTGACTATCCCGGTGGCATTCCCACATCAACCGTGCAAACCAAGGTGGTCAGAAAGGTGGAGATGCTGGGCCGGCAGTGTTATGAAGTGTTGGTGGAGCATTCCAACTGCGAACCGCCGGAGTCCAACGAACTGAATTATTTTGAAGAGGGCGAAAATGAATTTCGCTGGCTTATGAGCGTAGGCGCCGATGGAGCATATCCCGGGGTCAGGTTTTTAAAGGAGGATGAGGAGGCCTTCCCCAAGATATTCAAAACCGGAGAAAACGAAGGTTATTCGGCCCGGGCGGTGGATCTGACGGTGGGAGAAGTCAAATATGGCAAGTGCCTGGCCGTGTTCTGGTCGTGGCAGGACGGCACCCCGGCCGAAAATATCTATACTGCGGAAGGGCGGGAGGTGCTGCACCGGCGTTATGTAGGTCCCCAGGCCAAACCGTCGCGCAATTATGACCATTCCAAATTGAACGGGGATTCCTCAAAAGTATTCCGGGGACAGGAATACAGACTTTGGTATGATACGGTCCTGATGAACTAA
- the leuD gene encoding 3-isopropylmalate dehydratase small subunit (catalyzes the isomerization between 2-isopropylmalate and 3-isopropylmalate in leucine biosynthesis), translating into MGKVVLKLGADISTDIIYPGRFMATVLPTETPQFAFVDDLEFNKKLKAKQIEPGSFIVADKNFGCGSSREQAASCLVGWGLKVIAKNFSRIFLQNSINVGLYMVICPNIEASEGDELVIENNKVVNKTTGKSFDIVPLPKARQAIIDAGGLIPYTKKMIMDGKK; encoded by the coding sequence ATGGGTAAAGTAGTATTGAAATTGGGCGCCGATATCTCCACCGACATCATCTATCCCGGCCGCTTCATGGCCACGGTGCTGCCCACCGAGACCCCCCAGTTCGCCTTCGTGGACGACCTGGAGTTCAACAAAAAGCTCAAGGCCAAGCAGATCGAGCCCGGCAGTTTCATCGTGGCCGACAAGAATTTCGGCTGCGGCTCCTCGCGGGAACAGGCCGCCTCCTGCCTGGTGGGCTGGGGCCTGAAGGTGATCGCCAAGAACTTCTCCCGGATATTCCTCCAGAACTCCATCAACGTCGGGCTGTACATGGTGATCTGCCCCAACATCGAGGCCAGCGAGGGCGATGAGCTGGTGATCGAGAATAACAAGGTGGTCAACAAGACCACCGGCAAGAGCTTTGACATCGTTCCCCTGCCCAAAGCCCGCCAGGCCATCATCGATGCCGGAGGACTGATACCCTACACCAAGAAGATGATCATGGACGGAAAGAAATAG